A stretch of the Vidua chalybeata isolate OUT-0048 chromosome Z, bVidCha1 merged haplotype, whole genome shotgun sequence genome encodes the following:
- the LOC128782066 gene encoding E3 ubiquitin-protein ligase Topors-like, with protein MPALLQRGQTLAGEGNDGPPSCWLPSESIERISCAVIAAGPGPSLPHSQASAAAAERPKTAFTPSQFLRAHVRECQMALQKGLAEGGTSSSTASDNQVLLAEPPHKSEDQMCPICLDIINNQVSVSWCNHAFCFPCILEWSRNRPVCPICREPFQYLLRKVGDNNYEVYSIGHYTSSIRHNPGRRDRRHSADGRRHHSTGHGHRRSSSREHGNSRARDWERDRSRSRRQSHDGHSRGQQARSFDPSSSRRRPHSRARDTASETSRGWNQVARHERDVLVPLGWSEHHQRAPWDPSREFWATSRRFH; from the exons ATGCCTGCCCTCCTCCAAAGAGGACAGACACTGGCAGGTGAGGGGAACGATGGACCCCCATCCTGTTGGCTGCCTTCTGAGAGCATAGAGAGGATTTCCTGTGCAGTAATAGCAGCAGGACCTGGTCCCAGTCTGCCACATTCCCaggcttcagctgctgctgctgagaggcCAAAAACTGCTTTTACACCTTCACAATTCCTGCGTGCACATGTACGAGAG TGTCAGATGGCGTTGCAGAAGGGCTTGGCAGAAGGTGGCACCTCTTCCTCTACTGCCAGTGACAACCAAGTGCTCCTGGCTGAGCCTCCACATAAGTCAGAGGACCAAATGTGCCCAATCTGCTTGGACATCATCAACAACCAAGTCTCAGTGAGCTGGTGCAACCatgctttctgctttccttgcaTACTGGAGTGGTCACGCAATAGACCTGTTTGTCCAATCTGCCGGGAGCCTTTCCAATACCTCCTCCGCAAAGTGGGAGACAATAACTATGAGGTGTACTCTATAGGACACTACACCAGCTCCATCAGACATAATCCTGGAAGAAGAGATCGTCGCCACTCTGCAGATGGGAGGCGGCATCATTCCACAGGCCACGGGCACCGCCGATCTTCCAGCAGAGAGCACGGCAATAGCCGTGCCAGAGACTGGGAAAGGGACCGAAGCAGATCCCGGAGGCAGAGCCACGATGGCCATAGCAGGGGTCAGCAGGCCCGGAGTTTTGACCCCTCAAGCAGCAGGAGACGGCCGCACAGCAGGGCTCGGGACACGGCTTCTGAAACATCTCGTGGTTGGAACCAAGTTGCAAGGCATGAACGGGATGTCCTAGTCCCCTTGGGGTGGAGTGAGCACCATCAGCGGGCACCATGGGATCCCTCCAGGGAATTCTGGGCAACAAGCAGACGATTTCATTGA